In the Neomonachus schauinslandi chromosome 13, ASM220157v2, whole genome shotgun sequence genome, one interval contains:
- the SH2D3C gene encoding SH2 domain-containing protein 3C isoform X3 has translation MTERCSLWSALSAAACCFYRGSFVQVQFSKEKYILDSSPEKLHKELEEELKLSSTDLRSHAWYHGRIPREVSETLVQRNGDFLIRDSLTSLGDYVLTCRWHNQALHFKINKVVVKAGESYTHIQYLFEQESFDHVPALVRYHVGSRKAVSEQSGAIIYCPVNRTFPLRYLEACYGLGQSSGKAAGPASPSGPKGSHMKRRSVTMTDGLTADKVTRSDGCPTSTSLPHPRESIRNCALSMDQIPDLHSPMTPISESPSSPAYGTVTRVHATPAAPSATALPASPVTRRSSEPQLCPGSAPKPPGESDKGPYASPSHTLCKASPSPSLSSYSDPDSGHYCQLQPPVRGSREWAAAETSSRQARSYGERLKELSENGTPEGDWGRAFIAPIVEATSSFNPATFQSLLIPKDNRPLEVGLLRKVKELLAEVDARTLARHVTKVDCLVARILGVTKEMQTLMGVRWGMELLTLPHGRQLRLDLLERFHTMSIMLAVDILGCTGSAEERAALLHKTIQLAAELRGTMGNMFSFAAVMGALDMAQIARLEQTWVTLRQRHTEGAILYEKKLKPFLKSLNEGKEGPPLSNTTFPHVLPLITLLECDSAPAEGPEPWGSTEHGVEVVLAHLEAARTVAHHGGLYHTNAEVKLQGFQARPELLEVFSTEFQMRLLWGSQGASSNQARRYEKFDKVLTALSHKLEPAVRSSEL, from the exons ATGACCGAGCGGTGCAGCCTGTGGAGCGCCCTATCGGCCGCCGCCTGCTGCTTCTACCGCGGCTCCTTCGTGCAGGTGCAG TTCTCCAAGGAGAAGTACATCCTGGACTCTTCCCCTGAGAAACTGCACAAGGAATTGGAGGAGGAACTCAAACTCAGCAGCACAGATCTCCGCAGCCATGCCTGGTACCACGGCCGCATCCCCCGTGAG GTATCAGAGACCCTGGTGCAGCGCAACGGCGACTTCCTCATCCGGGACTCTCTCACCAGCCTGGGTGACTATGTGCTCACCTGCCGCTGGCACAACCAGGCCTTGCACTTCAAAATCAACAAGGTGGTGGTGAAGGCCGGGGAGAGCTACACACACATCCAGTACCTATTCGAGCAGGAGAGCTTCGACCACGTGCCCGCCCTTGTGCGGTACCACGTGGGCAGCCGCAAGGCAGTGTCGGAGCAGAGCGGGGCCATCATCTACTGCCCTGTCAACCGCACCTTCCCGCTGCGCTACCTGGAGGCTTGCTATGGCCTGGGCCAGAGCAGCGGCAAGGCTGCTGGCCCTGCCAGCCCCTCGGGCCCCAAGGGCAGCCACATGAAGCGGCGCAGCGTCACCATGACCGACGGGCTCACCGCCGACAAGGTCACCCGCAGCGATGGCTGCCCCACCAG CACCTCACTGCCCCACCCCCGGGAATCTATCCGCAACTGTGCCCTCAGCATGGACCAGATCCCAGACCTGCACTCGCCCATGACACCCATCTCTGAGAGTCCCAGCTCCCCTGCCTACGGTACTG TGACCCGTGTCCACGCCACCCCTGCAGCTCCCTCAGCCACAGCGCTGCCTGCCTCCCCTGTCACCCGCCGCTCCAGTGAACCCCAGCTGTGTCCCGGAAGTGCCCCAAAGCCCCCTGGGGAGTCGGACAAGGGCCCTTATGCCAGCCCCTCCCACACGCTCTGCAAGGCCTCCCCATCACCATCGCTCAGCAGCTACAGTGACCCGGACTCTGGCCATTACTGCCAGCTCCAGCCTCCTGTCCGGGGCAGCCGAGAGTGGGCAGCCGCTGAGACCTCCAGCCGGCAGGCCAGGAGCTATGGGGAGAGGCTAAAGGAACTGTCAGAGAATGGGACACCTGAGGGGGACTGGGGCAGGGCCTTCATAGCCCCCATTGTGGAAGCCACCTCTTCCTTCAACCCAGCCACCTTCCAGTCACTACTGATCCCCAAGGATAACCGGCCGCTGGAGGTGGGCCTCCTGCGCAAGGTCAAGGAGCTGCTAGCAGAGGTGGATGCCCGGACGCTGGCTCGGCACGTCACCAAGGTTGACTGCCTG GTTGCTAGGATACTGGGCGTTACCAAGGAGATGCAGACCCTAATGGGAGTCCGCTGGGGCATGGAGCTGCTCACCCTCCCCCATGGCCGGCAGCTACGACTAGACCTTCTGGAAAG GTTCCATACCATGTCCATCATGCTGGCCGTGGACATCCTGGGCTGCACGGGCTCTGCGGAGGAGCGGGCAGCGCTTCTGCACAAGACCATCCAGCTGGCGGCAGAACTTCGGGGGACGATGGGCAACATGTTCAGCTTCGCTGCGGTCATGGGCGCCCTGGATATGGCCCAG ATTGCCCGGCTGGAGCAGACATGGGTGACCCTTCGGCAGCGACACACGGAGGGTGCCATCCTCTACGAGAAGAAGCTCAAGCCATTTCTCAAGAGCCTCAACGAGGGCAAAG aaGGCCCGCCGCTGAGCAACACTACGTTTCCGCATGTGCTGCCGCTCATCACTCTGCTGGAGTGTGACTCGGCCCCGGCAGAGggccctgagccctggggcaGCACCGAGCACGGTGTGGAGGTGGTGCTGGCCCACCTGGAGGCTGCCCGCACGGTGGCCCACCACGGAGGCCTGTATCACACCAACGCGGAGGTCAAGCTGCAGG GGTTCCAGGCCCGGCCAGAGCTCCTGGAGGTGTTCAGCACCGAGTTCCAGATGCGCCTTCTCTGGGGCAGCCAGGGCGCCAGCAGCAACCAGGCCCGGCGCTATGAGAAGTTTGACAAGGTCCTCACTGCCCTGTCCCACAAACTGGAACCTGCTGTCCGCTCCAGCGAACTGTGA
- the SH2D3C gene encoding SH2 domain-containing protein 3C isoform X2, whose protein sequence is MTAVGRRCPALGPRGVVGEPEAGGDYVKFSKEKYILDSSPEKLHKELEEELKLSSTDLRSHAWYHGRIPREVSETLVQRNGDFLIRDSLTSLGDYVLTCRWHNQALHFKINKVVVKAGESYTHIQYLFEQESFDHVPALVRYHVGSRKAVSEQSGAIIYCPVNRTFPLRYLEACYGLGQSSGKAAGPASPSGPKGSHMKRRSVTMTDGLTADKVTRSDGCPTSTSLPHPRESIRNCALSMDQIPDLHSPMTPISESPSSPAYGTVTRVHATPAAPSATALPASPVTRRSSEPQLCPGSAPKPPGESDKGPYASPSHTLCKASPSPSLSSYSDPDSGHYCQLQPPVRGSREWAAAETSSRQARSYGERLKELSENGTPEGDWGRAFIAPIVEATSSFNPATFQSLLIPKDNRPLEVGLLRKVKELLAEVDARTLARHVTKVDCLVARILGVTKEMQTLMGVRWGMELLTLPHGRQLRLDLLERFHTMSIMLAVDILGCTGSAEERAALLHKTIQLAAELRGTMGNMFSFAAVMGALDMAQIARLEQTWVTLRQRHTEGAILYEKKLKPFLKSLNEGKEGPPLSNTTFPHVLPLITLLECDSAPAEGPEPWGSTEHGVEVVLAHLEAARTVAHHGGLYHTNAEVKLQGFQARPELLEVFSTEFQMRLLWGSQGASSNQARRYEKFDKVLTALSHKLEPAVRSSEL, encoded by the exons ATGACTGCAGTGGGACGAAGATGCCCCGCACTGGGACCCAGAGG ggTCGTTGGAGAGCCAGAGGCTGGCGGGGACTATGTGAAG TTCTCCAAGGAGAAGTACATCCTGGACTCTTCCCCTGAGAAACTGCACAAGGAATTGGAGGAGGAACTCAAACTCAGCAGCACAGATCTCCGCAGCCATGCCTGGTACCACGGCCGCATCCCCCGTGAG GTATCAGAGACCCTGGTGCAGCGCAACGGCGACTTCCTCATCCGGGACTCTCTCACCAGCCTGGGTGACTATGTGCTCACCTGCCGCTGGCACAACCAGGCCTTGCACTTCAAAATCAACAAGGTGGTGGTGAAGGCCGGGGAGAGCTACACACACATCCAGTACCTATTCGAGCAGGAGAGCTTCGACCACGTGCCCGCCCTTGTGCGGTACCACGTGGGCAGCCGCAAGGCAGTGTCGGAGCAGAGCGGGGCCATCATCTACTGCCCTGTCAACCGCACCTTCCCGCTGCGCTACCTGGAGGCTTGCTATGGCCTGGGCCAGAGCAGCGGCAAGGCTGCTGGCCCTGCCAGCCCCTCGGGCCCCAAGGGCAGCCACATGAAGCGGCGCAGCGTCACCATGACCGACGGGCTCACCGCCGACAAGGTCACCCGCAGCGATGGCTGCCCCACCAG CACCTCACTGCCCCACCCCCGGGAATCTATCCGCAACTGTGCCCTCAGCATGGACCAGATCCCAGACCTGCACTCGCCCATGACACCCATCTCTGAGAGTCCCAGCTCCCCTGCCTACGGTACTG TGACCCGTGTCCACGCCACCCCTGCAGCTCCCTCAGCCACAGCGCTGCCTGCCTCCCCTGTCACCCGCCGCTCCAGTGAACCCCAGCTGTGTCCCGGAAGTGCCCCAAAGCCCCCTGGGGAGTCGGACAAGGGCCCTTATGCCAGCCCCTCCCACACGCTCTGCAAGGCCTCCCCATCACCATCGCTCAGCAGCTACAGTGACCCGGACTCTGGCCATTACTGCCAGCTCCAGCCTCCTGTCCGGGGCAGCCGAGAGTGGGCAGCCGCTGAGACCTCCAGCCGGCAGGCCAGGAGCTATGGGGAGAGGCTAAAGGAACTGTCAGAGAATGGGACACCTGAGGGGGACTGGGGCAGGGCCTTCATAGCCCCCATTGTGGAAGCCACCTCTTCCTTCAACCCAGCCACCTTCCAGTCACTACTGATCCCCAAGGATAACCGGCCGCTGGAGGTGGGCCTCCTGCGCAAGGTCAAGGAGCTGCTAGCAGAGGTGGATGCCCGGACGCTGGCTCGGCACGTCACCAAGGTTGACTGCCTG GTTGCTAGGATACTGGGCGTTACCAAGGAGATGCAGACCCTAATGGGAGTCCGCTGGGGCATGGAGCTGCTCACCCTCCCCCATGGCCGGCAGCTACGACTAGACCTTCTGGAAAG GTTCCATACCATGTCCATCATGCTGGCCGTGGACATCCTGGGCTGCACGGGCTCTGCGGAGGAGCGGGCAGCGCTTCTGCACAAGACCATCCAGCTGGCGGCAGAACTTCGGGGGACGATGGGCAACATGTTCAGCTTCGCTGCGGTCATGGGCGCCCTGGATATGGCCCAG ATTGCCCGGCTGGAGCAGACATGGGTGACCCTTCGGCAGCGACACACGGAGGGTGCCATCCTCTACGAGAAGAAGCTCAAGCCATTTCTCAAGAGCCTCAACGAGGGCAAAG aaGGCCCGCCGCTGAGCAACACTACGTTTCCGCATGTGCTGCCGCTCATCACTCTGCTGGAGTGTGACTCGGCCCCGGCAGAGggccctgagccctggggcaGCACCGAGCACGGTGTGGAGGTGGTGCTGGCCCACCTGGAGGCTGCCCGCACGGTGGCCCACCACGGAGGCCTGTATCACACCAACGCGGAGGTCAAGCTGCAGG GGTTCCAGGCCCGGCCAGAGCTCCTGGAGGTGTTCAGCACCGAGTTCCAGATGCGCCTTCTCTGGGGCAGCCAGGGCGCCAGCAGCAACCAGGCCCGGCGCTATGAGAAGTTTGACAAGGTCCTCACTGCCCTGTCCCACAAACTGGAACCTGCTGTCCGCTCCAGCGAACTGTGA
- the SH2D3C gene encoding SH2 domain-containing protein 3C isoform X4 — MTERCSLWSALSAAACCFYRGSFVQFSKEKYILDSSPEKLHKELEEELKLSSTDLRSHAWYHGRIPREVSETLVQRNGDFLIRDSLTSLGDYVLTCRWHNQALHFKINKVVVKAGESYTHIQYLFEQESFDHVPALVRYHVGSRKAVSEQSGAIIYCPVNRTFPLRYLEACYGLGQSSGKAAGPASPSGPKGSHMKRRSVTMTDGLTADKVTRSDGCPTSTSLPHPRESIRNCALSMDQIPDLHSPMTPISESPSSPAYGTVTRVHATPAAPSATALPASPVTRRSSEPQLCPGSAPKPPGESDKGPYASPSHTLCKASPSPSLSSYSDPDSGHYCQLQPPVRGSREWAAAETSSRQARSYGERLKELSENGTPEGDWGRAFIAPIVEATSSFNPATFQSLLIPKDNRPLEVGLLRKVKELLAEVDARTLARHVTKVDCLVARILGVTKEMQTLMGVRWGMELLTLPHGRQLRLDLLERFHTMSIMLAVDILGCTGSAEERAALLHKTIQLAAELRGTMGNMFSFAAVMGALDMAQIARLEQTWVTLRQRHTEGAILYEKKLKPFLKSLNEGKEGPPLSNTTFPHVLPLITLLECDSAPAEGPEPWGSTEHGVEVVLAHLEAARTVAHHGGLYHTNAEVKLQGFQARPELLEVFSTEFQMRLLWGSQGASSNQARRYEKFDKVLTALSHKLEPAVRSSEL; from the exons ATGACCGAGCGGTGCAGCCTGTGGAGCGCCCTATCGGCCGCCGCCTGCTGCTTCTACCGCGGCTCCTTCGTGCAG TTCTCCAAGGAGAAGTACATCCTGGACTCTTCCCCTGAGAAACTGCACAAGGAATTGGAGGAGGAACTCAAACTCAGCAGCACAGATCTCCGCAGCCATGCCTGGTACCACGGCCGCATCCCCCGTGAG GTATCAGAGACCCTGGTGCAGCGCAACGGCGACTTCCTCATCCGGGACTCTCTCACCAGCCTGGGTGACTATGTGCTCACCTGCCGCTGGCACAACCAGGCCTTGCACTTCAAAATCAACAAGGTGGTGGTGAAGGCCGGGGAGAGCTACACACACATCCAGTACCTATTCGAGCAGGAGAGCTTCGACCACGTGCCCGCCCTTGTGCGGTACCACGTGGGCAGCCGCAAGGCAGTGTCGGAGCAGAGCGGGGCCATCATCTACTGCCCTGTCAACCGCACCTTCCCGCTGCGCTACCTGGAGGCTTGCTATGGCCTGGGCCAGAGCAGCGGCAAGGCTGCTGGCCCTGCCAGCCCCTCGGGCCCCAAGGGCAGCCACATGAAGCGGCGCAGCGTCACCATGACCGACGGGCTCACCGCCGACAAGGTCACCCGCAGCGATGGCTGCCCCACCAG CACCTCACTGCCCCACCCCCGGGAATCTATCCGCAACTGTGCCCTCAGCATGGACCAGATCCCAGACCTGCACTCGCCCATGACACCCATCTCTGAGAGTCCCAGCTCCCCTGCCTACGGTACTG TGACCCGTGTCCACGCCACCCCTGCAGCTCCCTCAGCCACAGCGCTGCCTGCCTCCCCTGTCACCCGCCGCTCCAGTGAACCCCAGCTGTGTCCCGGAAGTGCCCCAAAGCCCCCTGGGGAGTCGGACAAGGGCCCTTATGCCAGCCCCTCCCACACGCTCTGCAAGGCCTCCCCATCACCATCGCTCAGCAGCTACAGTGACCCGGACTCTGGCCATTACTGCCAGCTCCAGCCTCCTGTCCGGGGCAGCCGAGAGTGGGCAGCCGCTGAGACCTCCAGCCGGCAGGCCAGGAGCTATGGGGAGAGGCTAAAGGAACTGTCAGAGAATGGGACACCTGAGGGGGACTGGGGCAGGGCCTTCATAGCCCCCATTGTGGAAGCCACCTCTTCCTTCAACCCAGCCACCTTCCAGTCACTACTGATCCCCAAGGATAACCGGCCGCTGGAGGTGGGCCTCCTGCGCAAGGTCAAGGAGCTGCTAGCAGAGGTGGATGCCCGGACGCTGGCTCGGCACGTCACCAAGGTTGACTGCCTG GTTGCTAGGATACTGGGCGTTACCAAGGAGATGCAGACCCTAATGGGAGTCCGCTGGGGCATGGAGCTGCTCACCCTCCCCCATGGCCGGCAGCTACGACTAGACCTTCTGGAAAG GTTCCATACCATGTCCATCATGCTGGCCGTGGACATCCTGGGCTGCACGGGCTCTGCGGAGGAGCGGGCAGCGCTTCTGCACAAGACCATCCAGCTGGCGGCAGAACTTCGGGGGACGATGGGCAACATGTTCAGCTTCGCTGCGGTCATGGGCGCCCTGGATATGGCCCAG ATTGCCCGGCTGGAGCAGACATGGGTGACCCTTCGGCAGCGACACACGGAGGGTGCCATCCTCTACGAGAAGAAGCTCAAGCCATTTCTCAAGAGCCTCAACGAGGGCAAAG aaGGCCCGCCGCTGAGCAACACTACGTTTCCGCATGTGCTGCCGCTCATCACTCTGCTGGAGTGTGACTCGGCCCCGGCAGAGggccctgagccctggggcaGCACCGAGCACGGTGTGGAGGTGGTGCTGGCCCACCTGGAGGCTGCCCGCACGGTGGCCCACCACGGAGGCCTGTATCACACCAACGCGGAGGTCAAGCTGCAGG GGTTCCAGGCCCGGCCAGAGCTCCTGGAGGTGTTCAGCACCGAGTTCCAGATGCGCCTTCTCTGGGGCAGCCAGGGCGCCAGCAGCAACCAGGCCCGGCGCTATGAGAAGTTTGACAAGGTCCTCACTGCCCTGTCCCACAAACTGGAACCTGCTGTCCGCTCCAGCGAACTGTGA
- the SH2D3C gene encoding SH2 domain-containing protein 3C isoform X1 yields the protein MTEGPKKASRKFKFFKFKGIGSLSNLPRSFTLKRSSTTISLGSHLEPDPFEATQDDMVTVPKSPLAYARSSDMYSHMGTMPRLSTKKARDQQATQETKEVGPEPHLVPQGLSNPPGVEAAKEVVVGTNVPLEDTPAVGPNPSAMGPMEKPEDPRADRKEERAPRNVPPERVVGEPEAGGDYVKFSKEKYILDSSPEKLHKELEEELKLSSTDLRSHAWYHGRIPREVSETLVQRNGDFLIRDSLTSLGDYVLTCRWHNQALHFKINKVVVKAGESYTHIQYLFEQESFDHVPALVRYHVGSRKAVSEQSGAIIYCPVNRTFPLRYLEACYGLGQSSGKAAGPASPSGPKGSHMKRRSVTMTDGLTADKVTRSDGCPTSTSLPHPRESIRNCALSMDQIPDLHSPMTPISESPSSPAYGTVTRVHATPAAPSATALPASPVTRRSSEPQLCPGSAPKPPGESDKGPYASPSHTLCKASPSPSLSSYSDPDSGHYCQLQPPVRGSREWAAAETSSRQARSYGERLKELSENGTPEGDWGRAFIAPIVEATSSFNPATFQSLLIPKDNRPLEVGLLRKVKELLAEVDARTLARHVTKVDCLVARILGVTKEMQTLMGVRWGMELLTLPHGRQLRLDLLERFHTMSIMLAVDILGCTGSAEERAALLHKTIQLAAELRGTMGNMFSFAAVMGALDMAQIARLEQTWVTLRQRHTEGAILYEKKLKPFLKSLNEGKEGPPLSNTTFPHVLPLITLLECDSAPAEGPEPWGSTEHGVEVVLAHLEAARTVAHHGGLYHTNAEVKLQGFQARPELLEVFSTEFQMRLLWGSQGASSNQARRYEKFDKVLTALSHKLEPAVRSSEL from the exons AGTTCTTCAAGTTCAAGGGCATCGGGAGTCTCTCCAACCTCCCTCGGTCCTTCACTCTGAAACGGTCCTCAACCACCATCAGTCTCGGGTCCCATCTGGAGCCTGATCCCTTTGAGGCTACACAGGATGACATGGTGACTGTCCCCAAAAGCCCCCTAGCCTACGCCCGCTCCAGCGACATGTACAGCCACATGGGCACCATGCCTCGTCTCAGCACCAAGAAGGCTCGGGACCAACAGGCTACCCAGGAGACCAAGGAGGTGGGCCCAGAACCCCACTTGGTGCCCCAAGGTCTGTCCAACCCTCCAGGCGTGGAGGCAGCcaaggaggtggtggtggggaccAATGTCCCCCTGGAGGACACGCCAGCAGTGGGACCCAACCCTTCTGCAATGGGCCCCATGGAAAAGCCTGAGGATCCCAGGgcagacagaaaagaagaaagagcccCCAGGAATGTGCCTCCAGAAAG ggTCGTTGGAGAGCCAGAGGCTGGCGGGGACTATGTGAAG TTCTCCAAGGAGAAGTACATCCTGGACTCTTCCCCTGAGAAACTGCACAAGGAATTGGAGGAGGAACTCAAACTCAGCAGCACAGATCTCCGCAGCCATGCCTGGTACCACGGCCGCATCCCCCGTGAG GTATCAGAGACCCTGGTGCAGCGCAACGGCGACTTCCTCATCCGGGACTCTCTCACCAGCCTGGGTGACTATGTGCTCACCTGCCGCTGGCACAACCAGGCCTTGCACTTCAAAATCAACAAGGTGGTGGTGAAGGCCGGGGAGAGCTACACACACATCCAGTACCTATTCGAGCAGGAGAGCTTCGACCACGTGCCCGCCCTTGTGCGGTACCACGTGGGCAGCCGCAAGGCAGTGTCGGAGCAGAGCGGGGCCATCATCTACTGCCCTGTCAACCGCACCTTCCCGCTGCGCTACCTGGAGGCTTGCTATGGCCTGGGCCAGAGCAGCGGCAAGGCTGCTGGCCCTGCCAGCCCCTCGGGCCCCAAGGGCAGCCACATGAAGCGGCGCAGCGTCACCATGACCGACGGGCTCACCGCCGACAAGGTCACCCGCAGCGATGGCTGCCCCACCAG CACCTCACTGCCCCACCCCCGGGAATCTATCCGCAACTGTGCCCTCAGCATGGACCAGATCCCAGACCTGCACTCGCCCATGACACCCATCTCTGAGAGTCCCAGCTCCCCTGCCTACGGTACTG TGACCCGTGTCCACGCCACCCCTGCAGCTCCCTCAGCCACAGCGCTGCCTGCCTCCCCTGTCACCCGCCGCTCCAGTGAACCCCAGCTGTGTCCCGGAAGTGCCCCAAAGCCCCCTGGGGAGTCGGACAAGGGCCCTTATGCCAGCCCCTCCCACACGCTCTGCAAGGCCTCCCCATCACCATCGCTCAGCAGCTACAGTGACCCGGACTCTGGCCATTACTGCCAGCTCCAGCCTCCTGTCCGGGGCAGCCGAGAGTGGGCAGCCGCTGAGACCTCCAGCCGGCAGGCCAGGAGCTATGGGGAGAGGCTAAAGGAACTGTCAGAGAATGGGACACCTGAGGGGGACTGGGGCAGGGCCTTCATAGCCCCCATTGTGGAAGCCACCTCTTCCTTCAACCCAGCCACCTTCCAGTCACTACTGATCCCCAAGGATAACCGGCCGCTGGAGGTGGGCCTCCTGCGCAAGGTCAAGGAGCTGCTAGCAGAGGTGGATGCCCGGACGCTGGCTCGGCACGTCACCAAGGTTGACTGCCTG GTTGCTAGGATACTGGGCGTTACCAAGGAGATGCAGACCCTAATGGGAGTCCGCTGGGGCATGGAGCTGCTCACCCTCCCCCATGGCCGGCAGCTACGACTAGACCTTCTGGAAAG GTTCCATACCATGTCCATCATGCTGGCCGTGGACATCCTGGGCTGCACGGGCTCTGCGGAGGAGCGGGCAGCGCTTCTGCACAAGACCATCCAGCTGGCGGCAGAACTTCGGGGGACGATGGGCAACATGTTCAGCTTCGCTGCGGTCATGGGCGCCCTGGATATGGCCCAG ATTGCCCGGCTGGAGCAGACATGGGTGACCCTTCGGCAGCGACACACGGAGGGTGCCATCCTCTACGAGAAGAAGCTCAAGCCATTTCTCAAGAGCCTCAACGAGGGCAAAG aaGGCCCGCCGCTGAGCAACACTACGTTTCCGCATGTGCTGCCGCTCATCACTCTGCTGGAGTGTGACTCGGCCCCGGCAGAGggccctgagccctggggcaGCACCGAGCACGGTGTGGAGGTGGTGCTGGCCCACCTGGAGGCTGCCCGCACGGTGGCCCACCACGGAGGCCTGTATCACACCAACGCGGAGGTCAAGCTGCAGG GGTTCCAGGCCCGGCCAGAGCTCCTGGAGGTGTTCAGCACCGAGTTCCAGATGCGCCTTCTCTGGGGCAGCCAGGGCGCCAGCAGCAACCAGGCCCGGCGCTATGAGAAGTTTGACAAGGTCCTCACTGCCCTGTCCCACAAACTGGAACCTGCTGTCCGCTCCAGCGAACTGTGA